A window of Maioricimonas rarisocia genomic DNA:
ATCGAACATTCCTGAGAGGAGCTGATGCAACCAACACAACTGGACTCGAAGCGCATCATCGAGACGACCGAGTTACTCTGCCGCCGGGTACGGGAACGGTTTCCGAACGCCGGTCTCAACGACGTTTCTGCCCGGTTGCATTCGATCGCCGAGCAGGCTCAGGTCCGCTCTCGGGAGATCGCCCGACCGATCGTCTGGGTGCGGGTCCTGACCGTGACGGTCATCCTGGTCATCGTCGGCACGTTCGCCGCGACACTGTACCAGGCGGGAGACTTTGTCGAAGCGGAGGAACGCCTGACGCTCGCCGAGCTGATTCAGGTCCTCGAAGCCGGGCTGAATGACGTTGTGTTGATCGGTGCGTCGATCTTCTTTCTGATGACACTCGAGAATCGGATCAAACGCCTCAAGGCCCTCAAGGCGATCCACGAGCTCCGCTCGCTGGCCCATATCATCGACATGCACCAGTTGACCAAGGACCCCGAGCGCGTCCTCTCGCAGGGGCCGGCGACCCCCTCTTCGCCGAAAAGGACCATGAGCCGGTTCGAGCTGAACCGATATCTGGATTACTGCAGTGAAATGCTGGCTCTGACGGGAAAAGTGGCCGCCCTGTACGTACAGAAGTTCGAGGACTCGCAGGCGGTCGCCGCGGTCAACGACATCGAGACGCTGACAACCGGGCTCTCCCGCAAGATCTGGCAGAAGATCATGATGCTCAACGCTGCAAACGGCAAGGAGTTGTGATGAATCGCCATGAGGCACGGACGTCTCGCTGGATGATGTGCTGGGCTGGCTGCTGCCTGACGGGAGCCAGCTGCCTGCTGGTCGGATGCGGGAGCGAACCGGCAACGCGTGTCGGGGAGACCGCGTCGACAACAGAGTCTGCACCTGCCGCAGAAGACAGCAACACTGCGACAACTGCAGCCGTTCCCCCGGCCGCCGAACCGGCCCGGATCAGCGACGAAGCGACGACGGAATCCGTTCCGCTCGACTCGACAGCCGATCGGCAGCGTGCTGAAGAAGCTCTCAACCGGCTGGTCTCGCCCGGTTCCGATGTGGCCGCATGGGACGCCGCCCAGCAGACGCTGCTCGACCTCGGCCCCGCGGCCGTCCCCGCACTGGCCGCGGCACTCAGCGACTCCAATCCGATGCGCCGCGAGATGGCGACGATGATCCTCGCCCTCCTCGGACCGCAGGCGGAAGCTGCCGTCCCGCAGCTTAAGCTGGTGCTGAACGATTCCTCCGAATTCGTCCGCGCGAACGCCGCCGCGGCACTCACGCAGATCCCTGGCCAGGCCGAAACGGTCATCCCGGTCCTCACCCGCCTGTTGCAGTCGTCCGACCCGGAACTGCGGAAGATGGCCGCCGGAAACCTGGCATTTTTCGGTCCGGAAGCGGCCACCCACGTCCCCCAGTTGACCGCTGCCCTCGAGGACCAGGAACCGGACGTCGTCCTGCCCGTCGTTGAACTGCTCGGACGAATCGGCCCGGCGGCAGAACCGGCCGTGTCCCGACTGCAGCAGATCGCCTTCGAGCGGCCCGGCTCGGTGGGCGAAGCGGCCTCGGCGGCACTGCAGCAGATCCGGCCGGCCGCTGGAGAAACCGAGTCGACTCCCTGACATTCTGTTGCAGTTCCAAAACTGCCTCTGGCAATTCCCGCCTGCGATGAGCAACCATAACGTTCATCGGGCTAACAGGCACGCCACAGGCCGGACTCATCGAGTCGCCCTGCCCGTCTCGATCCCATCGAACTGGAGGGCACGATGCAGTCCCGGTACTTCCACAACTCCTCGAAACCGTACGTACGATGGTGGTGGCTGGCGGGCCCCTGTCGTCGCGTCGACATCCTGCAGCAGCTCGCCTGGGCGAAGTCCCACGGCTTTGGTGGCGTTGAGGTGTCGTGGGTCCGTCCCGTCTGGAATCCCGCAGCGTCGCGGCGCAAGCCGACCCCCGAGTGGCTCAGTCCCGATTGGTCCGAGCTGATCGCGTTCACCAAATCGACTGCCGATCAACTGGGGCTGGGGTGCGACTTCACGTTCGGCACATCCTGGCCGTTTGGCGGCTCCTGCGTAAAGCCGGAGCACAGGATGCAGACGCTCACCGGCAAGTCGGACCATCGGATCCACATGTCCTGGGAAGGGGCGCCCGGCGAAGGTCTCTATGTGCTGGACCATCTCAACCACGAAGCGTTCGAGGCCTATGCACAGTCGCTGCTGCCGGCGTTTGAACAGGCCCTCGAGGGAACGCCATCGGCCCTCTTCTGCGATTCCTTCGAGCTCGAACGAGACGGCATCTGGAGCGAGCACCTGTGGAACACCTTCCGCCAACGGTTCGGCTACTCGCTCGAGCCGTTTGCTTTCGACCTGCACGACTCGCCGAATGTGCGATACGACTATCGCAAGCTGGTTTCGGAAGCGTTCATCCGGGAGTTCCTGCAGCCGTTTACGGAGATGTGCCATCGCGGCGGCGCTGTTTCGCGGGTTCAATGCCACGGTGCGCTCACGGACCTTCTGGCCGCCTATGCCGCGGTCGACGTACCGGAATCCGAAGCACTCCTGTTCAATCCGCCGTTCTCGCGGACTCCCGCCTCGGCAGCGGCACTGGCCGACAGGCCGATTGTCAGTGCAGAGACATTCACCTGCATCTACGGTTTTCATGTGAATCCCGTTCCCGTTCCGCACGAGCTGTGGAGGAATGAGCAGGTCAGCGATCTGAAGCTGCTGGCCGACGCGCTGTTCGCCAACGGAGTGAATCAGATCATCTGGCACGGGATGCCCTATCAGACTCCGTCAGAACCGGGCGAATTCTACGCCCAGACTCACGTGGGACCGGACTGCGAATTCGTAGACGAGCTGCCGGACTTCAACGCGTACCTGGAGCGCGTCTCGAAGATCATGAAGGTCGGCCGGACCTACACCAACCTGGCTGTCTGGCTTCCGCTCGAAGATCGCTGGATGGCAGGCAACATCCCGGACGAAGAACGAACGCCGGCCGCCGTTGCCCGCTGGGAAATGCGGGATGTCGTTCCGCCGAACGAGCTGGCGGGCTTTCACCCGATCTGGGTGTCCAGCGCTTTCCTCACGTCGGCTCAGTGCGTCGACGGTGAACTTGCGATCGGCTCGCGGAGGTTCGCCGGGCTCTTGGTGGATTGCGAGTGGCTGGATTTCGACGCCCTGATCGAGCTCCTCCGCCTGGCGGATTCCGGTGCACGCATCGTACTCGCTGGCACTCCCGAAGAACCGGGCCACAGGAAACATCCCGAGTACTCGCAGTGTCTCTCGGACCTGAAGCGATACCCCGGCACCGTTTCTCAGTTTGATCCGAGTGATTGGACTCCCCTCGTACGGGGAGACAATCTGCCTCCCTTCTGGGCTCGTGAAACCGACGACGAACTGTTCATCTTCTTCGGACATCCGCTCACGCAGCACGTGAAGTACCCCATGCCGAAAGGCCTCTCTGACGAAGCGGCCCGCGAGCACAGGCAGGTGACGATCCAGTACGGGAGCCACGCACGCAACGTGGAGCTGCGTTTTGAGCCCGGGCAGTCATTGCTTGTTCGGTGCACTCGAACCGGCGACGTCGATGTCACCGGCCTGTCCTGACACGCGCGAGGCACGTCGTCCGGCTTTGGCGATCCGCCAGCAACCAGCGTCCATCTGCAGTCGCAAACGGACGGGGGTGGCACGCCCTGGAGCGAAGCGCAGCGAAGTGAAGGACGTGGTTTCGAAGGCTCACAGCTCGCGACTGTAGGAACCGGTCTGAGGCCAGCCCTCCGTCGAAAACCGCTGCCGCGCCGGGTGCCACTGCTGGCTTGTCCAGCAGTGCGAACGTTATTCGATATCCCTGCTTGCCATCACCGGCAGGGATGCCGTCCTGCAAAGAACATCAAACAAACCGGAGTCTGCCGGTTTAGTCGTAACACAGCCCCCGGCCCCGCGCTGATGAGGAAAAGCCGCACATCAAGACGCGGCTGACTTCCCCCCACAAACGCGGAGACCTGTCATGACGCGGCCAACGCTCCTGCCTCTTTTCGCTGCCCTCCTGACCGCCCTCCTCGCCGTTCCAGCATCGGCCGGGAAAGCAGCCCCCACCACCTCGAAGGAATCGCTCCAGACTCCGAAGGAATCCTTTCTCGATCCCACCGAACCGACGAAGATTCCCGAAGAGAAGCCGGACGGGAAAGAACGGGCTCCCGTCGAAACGATCTACGCCTATGGCAACACCGTCATCATCACCGACGACTGCGAAGTCGACGAAGTCCGCGTCTACACCGACGGCGTCGAGAACACCTACGACAGTTCGGATCTCAAAGAAATCTACGTCGACCTGACCGGCACCAACAACTGGTTCGAGTACAGCGCCGGGGCGGCCACCAATCAGCTGATCCATGACCGGCATGTCGTCATCGCCGGTGGTTCTCAGTTTGACACGATCGATCTGGGCCTGACTTCCAACGAGATCGGCTTCGGCCAACTGACCGTTCAGGCGCAGATCCGTTTCGATGTCGCCACAGGCAACGGCCTCGACACTCTCGGCTTACGGCTCGACCACGTCGGCGAGAACGGCCATCTGACCGTGGATGCCGACCTGGGCGGAAACGACGACTGGTGTACCACTGCTGTCTATGGCCAAATTCGCGGCGATCTCAACCTGCATCTCGGCGGGGGATCGAACGATTCGGTCGACTTGTTCGACCTGCTGTTCTCCTGCGATGTGTTGCCAGGCGGCAGCCTCAATCTCATGTGCCATGGCGGCCACAACTACGACTCGGTCAAGTGCCGGTACCGCGGCATCGTCGAAGGAAACGCCGCTTTCTACCTGTACGGCAACGACTTCTATGACCTCGAAACGCTGCCGATCGACTTCTCGAACTTCAGTGACGAAGACAAGTGGTACCTCGCCGAACTCAACAAGAAGGAACGCGACTCAATGCTGCTGGAGATCCAGCTGGAAGAAGGCAGTAACGGAAACGTGACTGCCACCGTCGAAGATGGTCTGGGAGACGATGACCTGGCAGTGCAGATATACCAGGACGCCGGCTCCAACGCCGCCATCGACGCCGAGCTCAATGGTGGATACGGCTACGATTGGTGGTACGCGACCGGACACAACGGCGAACCAGGTGAGTTCGTCGAAATCGACAACGTCGAATCCTTCGATCCCGGTCTCGCGCTCGACTGACAGCCCTGCCACCCACACTCTCCCCGCGCCCGGACAACTTCGTCCGGGCGTTTCGCGTTCCTGCAGCACGCCGGGACGCAGTCGCCCGGCATCGTCAGTCCTATTGAATTGTCAGACAGGGTTTGAATCGGGTCACCGCGACCGGTACTCTCGATTGCACCGGGTCGCCGATGCCCCTTAACCATCGGCCGGACGGATCGACACACTCACAAGGAAGAATGCATGCGCTCCCGCATCGCCTGCTTCGCGCTACCTGTTCTGCTGGCCGCCACCTCCGCCTACGGCGACTCAGCGCCACAGACAGCTTCGAGTCGCTCCGCCGGCCTGAGCGTCGAACAGAAGCTGCAGCAACCGGCCGACATCGACCTCGGTAGCGCGGAAACCGTCACGATCGGCGAGGTTCTCGATCAGATTCGCGAACGGCACGGCCTGCGGGTCCAGCTGTACCGGGGCACGGCAATGCTGATGTCGCTCTGCCTGGACATGTCCCCGGGTAACGCCGGCAACAAGCCGATCGAAGTTCACGGAGGTGTCGTCTTCTCCCGCTCTCCCGCTCGTCCTTCCGCATACTACCTGCAGGACGACGTTCAATACTTTCCGTCAGCTTCGGACACCGCTACGGTTCCCGCGGCGACCTCTTATTCGGCCCCTCCCACGTATGCGCCTGCACCGACCTCAGGCTACGTGACGGGGACCGGTACATCGGCGCAGTACACTCCTGCCAGCGGTTACGCGCCGGCAACGACACCTGCGAACGCTCCAGAGTCCAACACGCCCCAATACCTCGCGCCGACTGTGTCAACGCCGACGTCGACCGCAGAATCGATTCCGGCAACGCCGGTTGTTCCCGCTCCTCCCACGCCGGAACCGGTCGCACCGGAACCGGTGACTCCAGAACCCGCGACCCCAGAATCGCCCGCTGCGGAGTCCACGGAAACGGAAGAATCCACGGACGACGAACCGGTCCTCCCGACGCTGGCACGTTCCGAACGAGAGTTTCGAGCGTATCCAGTCGCTGCGACGACACTCCGCGGTGCCGATCTGACCGTCGAAGGACTGCTGCGGGCCGTCATCGCACAGATTCCCAGCCCGCTCGACGACGAAGAGTTCGCCGCCCTGCCGGTCACGTACACGCATGCATACACCTGGGATCTGCTGATCAGAGAAGAGGGGGTCTACGTCACCACGCGGGCCCAGGCGAATCTGCACAAAGTGGCTCGCGTCTACCGGGTGCCCGCCAGCGGCGACTTCACCCCGGAAACACTGGGCGAAGTCGTGCGCCGCACGATCCGTCCCTGGAGCTGGCGAGACCAGATCGACGAGGTCGTCAATCGCATCGAGATCGACATCCCGCCAGGAGCCGCTCTGCCTTCGATCACGCAGCTTCCAACGATCGATTTGGCCAGCGGCAGCATCGTCCAGACGACATCAGACGGGGCCACCCCGGCGACACAGGAGAAGCAGGACGCCACTGCCAATGAACCGGAGAACGCCCAGGCATCATGGCTGTCGATCAAGGCATTCGGATCGCTCCTGTCGTCCGGCACAATCGCAGCCGCTCACGCACTGATCAACAGCCTGGAGATGATGCACTACGCCGACCCTCCGACCGCCACGATCGAGGTACTGCCCGGCATGCTGATCATCTCCCACTCGCATTCGGCCCATCGCGAAATCGCAGACCTGCTCGAGCAGATTGAAGCGGCGACGGGTGCGGAATGAGGCATGTCCGCCAGTAATCATCGGCATTCAAGTGCAAGCCTCCCAATGCACCATCGAACCAGTACCGAAGGTTGTGAGCTGGCCTTCGGCAAGTGCGCATCCGCGCAGTACAATCAGAGCATCCGGTCCACAGGTTCGAACGATTCAGGACACCATGGCCCAGCTGACACCGCTCAAATGCCCCTGCTGTGATGCACCTCTCACGCCTCCGGAAGGCCGCGGACAGTTCTACTGCCAGTTCTGCGGCACACCGGTCTCGCGGCCGCAGGCGCCGCCCCGCAGCGAGGCAGACGACTCCTACGTCGACGAGCCTCAGCCTGCGGTTGCCATCCCCGAGAAGATCGAGGTCGAGGAACTCGGCAGCGACCTGCGGATCGCCTGGCGGTGGTTCAACTGGAGTGTGCTGTTCCTCATCCCGTTCTGCATCGCCTGGAACGCCTTCCTCATCGGCTGGTATTCGATCGCGTTTTCCGACAACGGCCCACCGGGGGCGTTCAGATTCATCATGATGGTGTTCCCGCTGGCACACGTCGCTGTTGGTCTGGGCCTTCTCTATGCCTGCCTGTTGATGCTCTTCAACCAGACCATCATCCGCATCTCATACGGCAACATGTCGATCCACCACGGCCCGATACCGGCTCCGGGCAACCGGACAATCCCCGTCGACGATATCGATCAGCTCTACATCAAGCACAAACGCAGCCAAGGCAAAAACGGCACGTCCCACCAGTACCCGCTGCTGGCACGACTGAAGTCCGGCCAGGAAGTCAATCTGCTGCCGCGTCACAGTGAGCTGGATGTTTCCCGAGCCGTCGAACACCTCGTCGAATCGCACCTGGGAATCGAGAACCGCCGCGTCGCCGGCGAACATCGGGACTGACGGACGCCGCTCTACTCAGAGGCGTCACTACCGCCGACCGTCACCTCGAGATCGCCAATCTGGTGCACGCCCGGCTCGAGGTCCGAACTCTGCAGGAAGACTTTGCCGGTACCGGTGATCCGCTCGAGATCCTTCTGCTTCGTCTTCCCGGCAATGTAAAGCCTGGACCGGTTCAGTTCGACGTCGCCATCGAATCCGCCCATCAGATAAATCATCGCAAACGTCTTCGCGACAATGCGGCCCCTGTATATGCCGTTGACGACAAGATTAAAGTACGAATTGGTCGTGATGCTGCCGGTCAGTTCACCGGTCACGACCGCGGTTGCGTAGACATCGAAGTGCAGCTTTCCCTGCATGTCTCCGTCGCAATAGATCGAGCAGTAGCTGTCGACCGTCGCGCTCCCCTCCGGCTTGACGCCGTCCAGCATCAGCAACGTTACATAACCTTCCGTGCGGATGGCATGAGCAACAGGCGACGGCCAGGCGGTCGCCCCTGTCACCTTGCGTCCCGGCTGCACTCGTGTTCCCTTCACCTCGCGATAGGAACTCGGATCCGTCTCGATCCAGCCGAGTACCCGCGGCCACGCACCGCTGGAATGCAGTTCCACGCGCGACTCGTCGAAGTGCTCCCACGGCGATTTCGGGAACACCGAGTCGAATCCGAGGTTGTGACCGATCACGATCCGGCGGAATTCCTCCAACGCTACAGCGACGGGCGAATCGGTTGACGCCGGGGCGGCCGTGCGAAACGGTTCCGGCAACTCACCATCGAGCGTCGAAGGGAACATCGTCTCGGTATAGAACACGCCGTCGAAGATGTCCGGCCAGGCAGCACTCATGTCGGAGTAGCCCAGCGGCCGCGCGATCATTGTCTCACGCAGCGGATGCTCCTCCGGCAGCGAACGCAGATCAATGAATGCGAACGGGCGATCCTTCTTCTGCAGCAAGGCATCAAGACTGCCGGCAGGCGGCGTCTCGAGAGTGCGTGTTCGTGGCGAGAATGGAGTGCCGGATGATCCGCGGTTCGCAACAAACATGACGCTGTAGTAGTCATCCCCCAACTGTTCACGGGCGATCTCTCCCATCGGCACCGTTTCGGAGTAGTCGATGGAACCGTCCACAACGTCGACGGCGGCGGCGTTCCGCATCAGATGGAAGCTGGCCGCCCAGACGATGATCTTGCGATCCGGATAGTATTCGCGGGCCAGCCAGGCGAGATTCTCCCCCATCATCCGGTCCCGCAGGTTTGTCCGTGCCGGGTCGAGCGCTCGCGGCTGCCGACGGGCCTGATCGAAGACGCGCAGGTTCTCCAGGATCCGCCGGGTGAACGCAATCTCCCGCTTGCTGTGGACCTTTGCAGCCTTATCGGCGTGCTCGTCGATGCGCTCGATCAGCGATGTGAGGAACTCTTGCGTCGTCTCGGCATCAGTTTCCGCTCCTTCCGCAACCGCTGCCAGCTGCTTCCGATCCGCCTCGGACAGCAGTTCGGGATCGATGCGATCGAAGAATCGGACGACGAAGACCGGAAATCGTTCGTCGGACTTGCCTGACGAGAACTGACAATCGAAGCCCGCCATCTCCAGCCGATGCCCGCTACCGATCGTCGACGCCGCATAGTTAATGACCGGCTTCACATGCCCGCTCACTCCCCAGATGGGAAAGATGCCTGATTGAATCACATCTGGAGTCGCCTCGGCTGCGAGGAGGGCCGCATCCATCTGCCGGCAGTCGAAGAGCCCCGACTCCCAGGCCAGCACGTCAAACCCCATCTTCTGATGCAGAAACCGCACCAGCCGGTGCTTCGCGACAAGTGCCGCTCCGTCCCCGTGTGTCTGCTCTCCCAGCGCCACGACGCGAGCCGAACCGATCTTCTCGACGAGCGGCATCAGGTCGCTGAAGTCCTCATCCCGCGGATCGATTGTCCGGACAGGAATGACCGCTTCGTCCAACCAGACTACATCCGGTTCATCGGCAACAGCCGACAAGGGGGCGAAACAGCAGAGACCGATGACGAGAAGCCGCTGGAAACGAACGGCCAGAGAACTCAGCATCCGTGACATGACAGATCATCCTGCGAGCGGTAACAGGCTGTGCACGGATCGCGGACGACCGGCAAGGGGGGCCCGCAACCCTCGGGTACTCAGACGCAGCCAGAATACGCCGACACCGGCACTCGAACAAGACCATCCGGGAAATCTGCTTGCTCTGTCCGGCACGGAGGTTCAGACTGAATTCGATAGCCGGCTTCCCCCGAACAGTGAGATAGCTCGATGTTTCGATCGGTATTGATTCCAGGGATCGCCAGTCTGGCACTCGTCCTCGCTGCCATGCCGGCCGCGGCGCAGTCGACGGCCCCAGAGAAAGTCGAGACCATCATGCCTGACGAGTTCCTCGCATCTCTCGAAGGTCAGTGGAAGGGAACCTGCCGAACCTGGTTCCGCCCCGGAAAACTCTCCGACGAGTCTCCGGTGACCGGATCATTCAAAGCGATCATCGGTGGCAAGTTCGTGCGACACACCTACGCGGGGTCGATCAAGGGGCGGGCACGCACGGGCGATGAAACGCTCGCCTTCAATCCGGTCCGCAACGTCTTTCAGACGAGCTGGATCGACGACTTCCACATGAATTACGCGATCATGTTCTCGGAAGGCCAGGCCACCCCGAACGGCTTCAAAGTGACCGGCCAGTACGACACCGGTCCCGGTCAGCCGGCCTGGTCGTGGCGGACCGAGTACGAACTGATGGATCCCGATCACCTGACGATCACCGCCTGGAACATCTCTCCGGAAGGGGCGGAGGCCAGAGCGGTTGAAACGCAATACGAGCGAATCCCGACGCCAGCGGAATGACGAAGGTACGTCACGCAGCGGCGTTCAGTCTTCGTAAGGCGTTTCCAGCGGGACGTCCTCATCTGAATACTGCTCATCCCAATCCCGCCGGTCGTTCCACGCCACATAGACCGCGCGGACGACGCCCCACCCGACGAAAGCCGGGAGCACACCCAGAACAGGCGGCAGCGTGAAATGGGCACTGCAGCCCGCAAACAGACCAATCGCGCCGAGAGTCAGCAGCACGATTCCCAGCAGAAACGCCATCATGGCGCAGAGGCGGTCGAATGCATTCATCGGCAGACCTGTGATTCAGAGATCGACCTCCGACGTGTTCCAGGTC
This region includes:
- a CDS encoding DUF1579 domain-containing protein; this encodes MFRSVLIPGIASLALVLAAMPAAAQSTAPEKVETIMPDEFLASLEGQWKGTCRTWFRPGKLSDESPVTGSFKAIIGGKFVRHTYAGSIKGRARTGDETLAFNPVRNVFQTSWIDDFHMNYAIMFSEGQATPNGFKVTGQYDTGPGQPAWSWRTEYELMDPDHLTITAWNISPEGAEARAVETQYERIPTPAE
- a CDS encoding HEAT repeat domain-containing protein, which encodes MNRHEARTSRWMMCWAGCCLTGASCLLVGCGSEPATRVGETASTTESAPAAEDSNTATTAAVPPAAEPARISDEATTESVPLDSTADRQRAEEALNRLVSPGSDVAAWDAAQQTLLDLGPAAVPALAAALSDSNPMRREMATMILALLGPQAEAAVPQLKLVLNDSSEFVRANAAAALTQIPGQAETVIPVLTRLLQSSDPELRKMAAGNLAFFGPEAATHVPQLTAALEDQEPDVVLPVVELLGRIGPAAEPAVSRLQQIAFERPGSVGEAASAALQQIRPAAGETESTP
- a CDS encoding glycosyl hydrolase, which codes for MQSRYFHNSSKPYVRWWWLAGPCRRVDILQQLAWAKSHGFGGVEVSWVRPVWNPAASRRKPTPEWLSPDWSELIAFTKSTADQLGLGCDFTFGTSWPFGGSCVKPEHRMQTLTGKSDHRIHMSWEGAPGEGLYVLDHLNHEAFEAYAQSLLPAFEQALEGTPSALFCDSFELERDGIWSEHLWNTFRQRFGYSLEPFAFDLHDSPNVRYDYRKLVSEAFIREFLQPFTEMCHRGGAVSRVQCHGALTDLLAAYAAVDVPESEALLFNPPFSRTPASAAALADRPIVSAETFTCIYGFHVNPVPVPHELWRNEQVSDLKLLADALFANGVNQIIWHGMPYQTPSEPGEFYAQTHVGPDCEFVDELPDFNAYLERVSKIMKVGRTYTNLAVWLPLEDRWMAGNIPDEERTPAAVARWEMRDVVPPNELAGFHPIWVSSAFLTSAQCVDGELAIGSRRFAGLLVDCEWLDFDALIELLRLADSGARIVLAGTPEEPGHRKHPEYSQCLSDLKRYPGTVSQFDPSDWTPLVRGDNLPPFWARETDDELFIFFGHPLTQHVKYPMPKGLSDEAAREHRQVTIQYGSHARNVELRFEPGQSLLVRCTRTGDVDVTGLS
- a CDS encoding erythromycin esterase family protein, whose product is MSRMLSSLAVRFQRLLVIGLCCFAPLSAVADEPDVVWLDEAVIPVRTIDPRDEDFSDLMPLVEKIGSARVVALGEQTHGDGAALVAKHRLVRFLHQKMGFDVLAWESGLFDCRQMDAALLAAEATPDVIQSGIFPIWGVSGHVKPVINYAASTIGSGHRLEMAGFDCQFSSGKSDERFPVFVVRFFDRIDPELLSEADRKQLAAVAEGAETDAETTQEFLTSLIERIDEHADKAAKVHSKREIAFTRRILENLRVFDQARRQPRALDPARTNLRDRMMGENLAWLAREYYPDRKIIVWAASFHLMRNAAAVDVVDGSIDYSETVPMGEIAREQLGDDYYSVMFVANRGSSGTPFSPRTRTLETPPAGSLDALLQKKDRPFAFIDLRSLPEEHPLRETMIARPLGYSDMSAAWPDIFDGVFYTETMFPSTLDGELPEPFRTAAPASTDSPVAVALEEFRRIVIGHNLGFDSVFPKSPWEHFDESRVELHSSGAWPRVLGWIETDPSSYREVKGTRVQPGRKVTGATAWPSPVAHAIRTEGYVTLLMLDGVKPEGSATVDSYCSIYCDGDMQGKLHFDVYATAVVTGELTGSITTNSYFNLVVNGIYRGRIVAKTFAMIYLMGGFDGDVELNRSRLYIAGKTKQKDLERITGTGKVFLQSSDLEPGVHQIGDLEVTVGGSDASE